The sequence below is a genomic window from Proteus vulgaris.
TCGGGTACAGAGCGTTTAGCTGAAGTCATTGAAAAATACAAATTTGCGGATGATGAGATAATCGTTAACGTACAAGGTGATGAGCCTCTTATTCCACCTGCGATTATTACTCAAGTAGCCGAAAATTTGGCGAGTTGTGGTGCAGGAATGGCAACATTAGCAGTGCCTATTGTTGACTCAAAAGAAGCTTTTAATCCTAATGCGGTGAAAGTCGTGATGGATGCAAAAGGTTTCGCACTTTATTTTTCTCGTGCAACCATTCCTTGGGAAAGAGACCGTTTTAATTTATCACATGATGAAATTGGTGAACATTATCTTCGCCATATTGGCATTTATGCTTATCGTGCAGGCTTTATACGTCGATATATTACTTGGGAGCCAAGCCCATTAGAATCTATTGAAATGTTAGAGCAACTGCGGGTGCTGTGGTATGGCGAAAAAATCCATGTTGCAAAAGCATTAGAAGTTCCGGGTGTAGGTGTAGATACTCAAGATGATCTTATTGCAGCCAGAGCTGCATATCGAGCACTTAACCAAGAGTTCTGATTTGTTAACAGTGAGAAATAAATTCTAACGGCACTTAAATTAAGTGCCGTTTTTGTATCAGTCAGCAAAAATATTTTTAATTATTGGTTTTCTTCTTTATCAGACTGATGACTTTCATTTTCAGGAATAGTGGCGGGTTGTCCGGCAGGTTTTACTGATTGCCACACCGATCCCAAAAACTCATACCATGCACGTTCACTGTGTTGAAAATAAGTCGCAGAGGGAAAATATTTCTCCCAAGGATGTAATGGTGAGGAGATAGCTAGTTGGTTAGCGGGTGCAACGATAGGTTTCATGCCTCGGGCTAAAAAGAAACGTTCCGCACGTGCTAAATGATTGGCAGACGTTACAAGTAAAAATGGTTTCTTACCAATTAATTTATCAACTTCATAGGCTTCTTCTTCAGTATCTTTCGGTGTTGATAATGCGATAGTTCTCTCAGCCGGTACACCTAAAGATTGCGCCACCTGCGCCGCTACCTCTGCACTACTTATCTGGTTAACACCAGCACCACCTGTAAAAATCATTATCGCATTAGGATTGCGATAATAAAGCCTTACACCTTCAGCAACACGAAATAAACTATTGTTAAGAAGATTAGAACTGGGTGCCCAATCTGGGTTATAAGTAAATCCACCACCTAAAACAACAATGTAGTTCACATCTTGTTGCGAATTTTCTCGTAATTCATAACGAGCTTGATACTCTTTTTCACTTGGCATTAATAGTGTATCAGCAACAGGTTGTATGCCTAAAATAGTTAGCAGAACAAGCACAACAGTGAGTAGGCTTTTTCCTGTTTTTTGCCAACGAGTAAACCAAAGTAGTGCTAATGCAAAAAAGGCGATTAACAAGAGCAAAGGCAAGGGCATCAGAAAGCCTGCAACATATTTTTTGAGCAAAAACAGCATAAATCATCCTAGATTGAGTGAAATACATGCAATTGATAGCGAAAGCTTAGTGAAAACTAGGGGAATTCCAAGACATTGTGTCAAAATAGCTCATCAACAACGTTTCACTAAGTTTTTATCAATAGAAATAAAGAACCGTTTAATTATTTATAAAACGATAAACGTTTGAACGTTAATTTTTTCATTAATAAGCGTTATATTTATACTGCGCTTTGCGAATAATCTGATTCATGACTTATTTCTTTAGAGAAAACAGTCAGTATCATAGAACACTGGTAAAATTGCCGTCTTTATTTATGTACAGTGTCTCATATTTTTGAATTTATCAGAACGCAAAGAGCGCAAGTAGTAAGTTGTTATCATGAGGCGTTTTAATGTCAGATCGTAATTTTGACGATATTGCAGATAAATTCTCCCGCAATATCTATGGCACAACAAAGGGTAAAATACGTCAAGCAGTGATTTGGGAAGATTTACAACAATTATTGACCCTCTTACCTAACCGAAGTTTGCGTATTTTAGATGCAGGTGGGGGTGAAGGTTATTTCTCTCGTCAGCTTGCTAAATTAGGACACCAAATTATCTTATGTGATTTATCACAAGAGATGCTTAATCGTGCACAAGAGGCTGCGGTTGAAGAGGGTGTTGTCGAGAACATGACGTTTATTTGTTGTGCAGCTCAAGAGATCAAAGAGCATATAGATGAAAGGGTTGACTTAATTCTATTTCATGCAGTATTGGAATGGATCACGGATCAGAAAGACGCTGTAAATGTTCTTACCGATATGTTGTTACCTAATGGTATCTTATCGCTAATGTTTTACAACGCGAATGGCATTGTCATGAGAAATGCGATTTTAGGAAATTTTCATCTGGCAAATCCTGAGATCCCTCGTAGAAGAAAAAAATCGCTATCACCTCAAAACCCATTGCAACCAGAAGATGTCTATCAATGGTTAGATGAGTTTTCAATGACAATATTAGGAAAAACGGGTGTCCGCGTTTTCCATGATTATTTGCAAAGTCGTCAGTTACAAAATAAAGATTTTCCATCGTTGCTTGCATTAGAGCAACGATATTGTCGGCAAGAGCCCTATATCAGTCTGGGGCGTTACATTCATGTCATGGCACAAAAGCGTGTAAATTAAGGATGTACTATGAGTGATTTTACCCAGACAGTTCCTGAGTTAGTGTCTTGGGCGAGAAAAAATGATTTCTCAATCTCACTGCCACCAGAAAGATTAGCTTTTTTGATGGCTGTCGCTGTATTAAACAGCGAGCGCCTTGATGGCGAAATCAGTGAAGGGGAGTTAATTGATGCCTTTCGAGAAGTATGTAAAGGCTTCGAACAACCCGCAGAATCAATACAAGTTCGCGCAAATAATGCCATTAATGACATGGTAAAGCAGCGACTTTTTAACCGTTTTACCAGTGAATTGGTAGAAGGTAATGCAATATACCGTTTAACTCCGTTGGGAATTGGGATCAGTGATTACTATATTCGCCAACGTGAATTTTCATCATTGCGCTTATCTATGCAACTTTCCATTGTGGCGGGTGAGTTGGATTCAGCAGCCAGTTCCGCTGAAGATGGTGGCGATGAATATCATTGGCATCGTAATGTTTTTGCACCTTTGAAATATTCAGTGGCAGAAATTTTCGATAGCATTGATTTGTCTCAGCGGATCATGGATGAGCAGCAAAATACAGTAAAAGAAGATATTGCTGCGCTATTAAACCAAGATTGGCAAGCCGCCATTTCAAGCTGTGAACAGTTATTATCTGAAACATCGGGTACATTAAGAGAGCTACAAGATACGCTTGAAGCTGCTGGCGATAAACTTCAAGCCAATCTCTTGCGTATTCAAGAAGCAAACATGAATTCTGGTCATGTTGAGCAAATTGATACATTAGTATTTGAACTTCAAAGTAAGTTAGACCGCATTATTAGTTGGGGTCAGCAATCTATTGATTTATGGATTGGATACGATAGACATGTCCATAAATTTATTCGTACAGCGATTGATATGGATAAAAACCGTATTTTCTCTCGCCGTTTACGTCAATCTGTACAAAACTATTTCGACAGCCCATGGGCATTAACTTACGCTAATGCTGATCGGTTGTTTGATATGCGTGATGAAGAACTGGTTCTACGTGATGAAGAAGTCACAGGCGAGTTACCTGAAGAGCTTGAATATCAAATGTTCAGTGAAGTGAACGAACAAATAGCGCAATGGGTAGAGCAAGAGCTTGCTTCTTACAAATTGGAACAACGGGCATTAGATCTCAGTTCAGTGTTAGTTGAATACCTTAATCGTTATCCGCAACAGAAACATTTCGATGTTGCACGTATTGTTATTGATCAAGCAGTACGATTAGGTGTGGCGAAAGCTGAGCTCGCAGGATTACCTGCAAAATGGTCAGAAATTAACGAATATGGAGCTAAGGTACAAGCGCATGTCATCGATACATACTGAACAATTTATGCCAGCAAAACTGGCGCAGGCATTAGCGAACTCACTTTTTCCTGAACTGGATAGCCAGTTACGTGCAGGTCGACATATCGGTATAGACGCTCTGGATAATCATGCTTTCTTGATGGATTTCCAAGATGAGTTATCAGACTTTTATGCGCGTTATAACGTCGAATTAATTCGCGCACCAGAAGGTTTCTTCTATTTGCGACCTCGATCAACCACACTTATTCCACGCTCTGTTCTCTCTGAAATGGATATGTTGGTGGGGAAAATTCTTTGCTATCTCTATCTCAGCCCTGAACGATTAGCAAATCAGGGAATATTCACCGTTCAAGAGCTGTTCGATGAATTAAGAACATTAGCAGATGAAACCAAGCTTTTACGTTTAGTGAATCAGCGCTCAACAGGTTCTGATCTTGATTTGCAAAAATTACAAGAAAAGATGAGAACTTCGCTAAATCGTTTACGTCGTTTAGGCATGATTTCATTTTTATTAAATGATATGCAGCGTTTTTCTATTACCGAATCTGTTTTCCGCTTTGGTGCCGATGTGCGTAGTGGCGATTCTCCACTTGAGGCTCAAATGCGAATGATCCGTGATGGCGAAGCAATGGCGCTTGAAGATAGCTCAGAAACTCTCAACGATGATGAAGAAAATGAAGATGAGCAATTACAATCCAGTGAAGATGATGCGGAGGGAGAAAATAAATGATTGAACGGGGAAAATTTCGCTCATTAACACTTATCAACTGGAATGGGTTTTTTGCTCGTACTTTTGATTTAGATGAGTTGGTGACTACGTTATCAGGTGGTAATGGTGCGGGTAAATCAACCACGATGGCTGCATTTATTACAGCTATGATCCCTGATCTTACTTTACTTCATTTCCGTAATACCACAGAAGCAGGATCGACAAGCGGATCACGCGATAAAGGGTTATACGGGAAACTGCGTCCCGGTGTGTGTTATGCCGTATTGGATGTGATTAACTCGCGTCACTTACGTGCTGTGGTCGGTGTCCGTTTACAGCAAATTGCAGGGCGTGATAAGAAAGTTGATATCAAACCCTTTATGATCCAAGGGCTGCCAATGGCAGAAAACCCAACAGAAATTTTGACGCAAGCTGTTGCGGATCGCCAAGCCCGTGTTTTACCGCTGAATGAATTAAAAGAAAAAGTTGAAGCCATTGATGGAGTTGTTTTCAGACAATTTAACTCTATCACTGATTTCCATGCCGTGATGTTTGATTTAGGGGTTATTCCTAAACGTTTACGCTCAGCGAGCGATCGCGCCAAATTCTATCGTTTAATTGAAGCCTCATTATATGGCGGTATTTCAAGTGCGATTACCCGCTCTTTACGTGATTATTTACTACCTGAAAATAGCGGTGTAAGAAAAGCATTCCAAGATATGGAAGGCGCATTGCGTGAAAACCGAATGACACTTGAAGCCATTCGTGTCACTCAATCTGATCGTGACTTATTTAAGCACTTAATTACAGAAGCGACATCTTATGTTGCGGCTGACTATATGCGTCATGCCAATGAACGACGTGTTCATCTAGATGAAGCTTTAACAGTACGCCGTGAGTTATGGAGCCAGCGTAAATCCATTAATAGTGAAGCGTATCGTTTTGTTGAGATGGGTAAAGAGTTAGAAGAGCAACAAGCGTTATCTTCTGATCTTGAAGCGGATTATCAAGCGGCAAGTGATCGATTAAACTTAGTACAAAATGCAGTTCGCCAACAAGAAAAAATTGACCGTTATGTCGCTGATGTTGAAGAGATAACTTTCCGCTTAGAAGAACAAAGCGAAGTAGTTGAAGAAGCGGCATCTAAGAAAGAAGAACTTGAAGCACGTGTAGAATCGGCAGAAGAAGAAGTTGATGAGCTGAAAAATCAGTTAGCAGACTATCAGCAAGCATTAGACGTACAACAAACACGCGCTATTCAATATCGCCAAGCTGTGCAGGCTTTAGAGCGTGCTAAAGCACAATGTGATATTGCTGATTTAGACGAAACCAATGCAGAGCAATGGGCTGAACGTATCCAAGCAAAAATTCAAACCATTACGCATTCATTGCTTTCTATGGAGCAGAAACTCAATGTTTCTGAAGCTGCGAAAACACAATTCGATCAAGCCTATAAGCTGGTGAGTTCAATTGTCGGTGAAGTTGAACGTCAAAATGCATGGGATGCTGCAAAAACGGCATTACGTGAATGGTCTTCTCATCGACATCAAGCGGATAGGGTTCATCCTATTCGTATGCAATTAGCTGAATTAGAACAGCGGTTACATCAACGAAACAATGCAGAACGTCAACTTGAAGAATTTAACAAACATCATGGTAAATCGATGGAGCCTGATGATCTGTTAATTCTTCAAGATGAATTAGAAGCAAAAATTGAAGAGCTTAGCGATTACGTTAATGAGTCTGGCGAACAGCGCATGCAAATGCGCCAAGAGTTAGATCAACTTAAACAACAAATTGAAAAGCTGAAAAAACAAGCACCTGCATGGCTTGCAGCACAAGATGCGTTAACACAATTATGTGAGCAGACTCGTCAATCTTTTGAAACGGGTCATCAAGTAACTGAATATATGCAACAGTTACTTGAAAAAGAGCGCGAAGCAACGGTATTACGTGATGAAACAGCAACTCGCAAACAGCAAATTGAAGCGCAAATTGAACGTTTAAGTCAGCCAAGTGGTGCTGAAGATGGGCGATTAATTACGTTAGCTGAACGCTTTAATGGTGTTTTATTATCAGAAATTTATGATGATATTACGTTAGACGATGCGCCTTATTTCTCTGCATTATATGGTCCAGCACGCCATGCGATTGTTGTACAAGATTTATCTCAAGTTCAGGCGCAATTAGAAACGTTAGAAGATTGTCCTGAAGATCTCTATTTTATCGAAGGCGATCCACAATCTTTCGATGACAGTGTATTTAATGCGCAAGAGATGGATAAAGCCGTTCTTATCAAGAGCACTGATAGACAATGGCGTTATTCTCGCTACCCTGAAATTCCACTGTTTGGTCGAGCGGCGCGTGAGAATCAATTAGAAATTTTATCTCGCCAGCGTGATGAGCTTTCTGAACTTTACGCAACACAAGCTTTTGATGTACAGAAGATCCAACGTGCTCACCATGCCTTTAGTCAGTTTGTGGGACAACATATTTCTGTGGCATTTGAGGCTGATCCAGAAGAGGATATTCGCCAGCTTAACCAAAGACGTAATGAGCTAGAAAGAGCGTTAACACAGTACGAAGAGAGCACTCAGCAACAGCGTCAACATTATGCGCGTGCCAAAGAATCGCTAAACCTTCTTAATAAGCTTATTCCTCAAGTTAATATCTTGATGGATGAGACACTAATTGATCGTGTTGAAGAGTTACGTGAAGAGCTGTATACCGCAGAAGAATCAATGCGCCACTTACAGCGCCATGAAAAAGCATTAGCAACATTAGAGCCTATCGCTTCAATCTTGCAAAGTGATCCACAAGCGCATGAACAATTAGCACAAGATTACGAGCAAGCAAAAGCAGAACAGCAACGTTATCAGCAACAAGCTTTCTTGCTGGTGGAAGTGGTACAGCGCCGTCCTCACTTTAGTTATAGCGATGCCGTTGAAATTGTCAGTGAAAATAGTGATCTTAACGAGAAGCTACGTCACCGCTTAGAAATGGCAGAAACAGAACGCGCTACAGCAAGAGAACTTTATCGTCAGCAACAAGCGCAATGTGCTCAATTTAATCAAGTACTCGCATCATTAAAAAGCTCCTTTGATACTAAATCTGAATTACTCAGAGAGCTTGAGCAAGAGATGCGTGATACAGGGATCCATATTGATATAGGTGCAGAAGCAAGAGCCAAAGAGTTGCGCGATCAACGTTATTCTGAGGTAAGTGCAAACCGCACACGCATCAGCCAACTTGAGCGAGATATCGCACTAAGTGAAGCTGAGCGAGATAATCTCACCAAGAAAATTCGTAAACTGGAACGTGACTACGTTCAAATTCGTGAGCATGTTGTGAGTGCAAAAGCGGGTTGGTGCGCGGTTATGCGATTAGTAAAAGAAAATGGAATGGAGCGTCGTTTACATCGTCGAGACTTTGCTTATCTTTCTGCTGATGATTTACGTTCAATGTCGGATAAGGCGTTAGGTGCGTTACGCCAAGCGGTTGCTGATAATGAATATTTACGTGATGCGTTACGTCGCTCCGAAGATGCGAAGTACCCCGATCGCAAAGTTCAGTTCTTTATTGCGGTATATCAGCATTTAAGAGAACGTATTCGCCAAGACATCATTAAAACGGATGATCCGGTTGATGCAATTGAACAGATGGAAATCGAGCTTGCTCGCTTAACTGAAGAGCTAACTAGCCGTGAGCAAAAATTAGCGATTAGTTCACGAAGTGTCGCGAATATTATTCGTAAAACTATTCAGCGTGAGCAAAACCGTATTCGTATGCTAAACCAAGGTTTACAAGCGGTTTCATTTGGTCAGGTGCGTGGTGTCCGACTCAACGTCAATATCCGTGAAAGTCACCAAGTGTTATTGGATGTGTTATCTGAAGAAGATAACCAGTATCAAGATCTATTTAAAAACCAAAACCTGACTTTCTCCGAAGCAATGGCGAAACTTTATCAGCGTTTAAACCCTCAAGTAGATATTGGTCAACGTATGCCACAAACTGTGGGTGAAGAGTTGTTAGATTACCGTAATTACCTTGAAATGGATGTTGAGGTTAATCGTGGGCCAGAAGGTTGGTTAAAAGCAGAAAGTGGCGCTTTATCAACCGGTGAAGCTATCGGTACGGGGATGTCAATTCTGGTAATGGTCGTACAGAGCTGGGAAGAAGAATCACGACGCTTAAGAGGAAAAGATATCTCTCCTTGTCGTTTGCTCTTCCTTGATGAAGCGGCTCGTTTAGATGCGAAATCTATCGCGACGTTATTTGAGCTTTGCGATCGTCTTGATATGCAGCTAATTATTGCAGCACCAGAAAATATCAGCCCAGAAAAAGGAACAACCTATAAATTAGTACGTAAAGTGTTCAATGGTACTGAACATGTACACGTTGTTGGGTTAAAAGGTTTTGGTCAACAGGCTGAAAAAGATAAAATTGCATCATCAAATGTTGCTGAAATAACAGAATAATTTTATTCCATTATTAGCTTCAAGAGGCAAGAATAAAGGCGCTACGGGCTTATGCTTATAGCGCCTTCTTTTTTTAAAGTGTTACATAGATCAAAAAATGAAAGTAAATTAACAAAAAAATGAAATTTTAAATGGAATAACGTGCGCCATATCTCATTTAAATGTAATCATGATGTTTATGATTGTTCCCGTATGTGATTAATATAAAAATTTAAAGGAAAGAGAATGCGTAAAGTCACGTTAGCTTTTAGTGCAATTGCTTTAGCGTTAAGCTTAAACGGCGCAGCAATGGCAAAAGTACATCTGCCAGAAGTTGTTAGCCCAGGCGTTACCGTTGCACAACTTGCACAACAACAACCAATTCATTGGGTTTCTGTTGCTGATATTGAAAAAAGCCTTGCAGGTCAAGCACCGATGGCGGTTGGTTTTGATATTGATGACACCGTTCTGTTCTCAAGCCCAGGTTTCTACCGTGGTAAACTGGAATACTCTCCAAACGATTTCAGCTACCTGAAAAACCCAGAATTCTGGGAAAAAATGAATAACGAGTGGGATAAATTCAGTATGCCTAAACAAGTCGGTATCGATCTTGTTCAGATGCACTTAAAACGTGGAGATACTGTTTATTTCATTACTGGTCGTACTCAAACTAAAACTGAGACTGTGACCAAATATGTACAAGAAGGCTTAAACATTCCTGCTGATAAAATGCAGCCTGTTATTTTTGCTGGTGACCAACCTGGCGCAAATAACAAAGTAAGCTGGATGCGTGATCATAAACTGAAAATTTACTACGGTGATGCTGATGCAGATATCGCAGCAGCAGATGAGCTGAACATCCGTGGTATTCGTATTCTGCGTGCTGCTAACTCTTCTTACCAACCACTGCCAAAAGCAGGTCAGTTTGGTGAAGAAGTAGTTATTAATTCAGAGTACTAATCTTTACCCTTTGTTTACCTTTATTTGTAAGGCGTAGGAAACTACGCCTTTTTCTATTTTCTATTTTCTATTTTCTATTTTCTATTTTCTATTTTCTATTTTAAGACACCTTCCATTTAAATAATCTTATTATCCATTCACAATTCTTTATTATTCATTAATAGCTATTTTTAATTTGTCTATTTTTTGTTCTTTTATTGCGTCTTTATTTAAATTATATATTTTGAATATAAAAACGCTTAAATAGTCTTTTTTTGATGAAATAAAATCAAATTTCTATCAGGGGCTTACAAAACTTTAAAAATATTAGTTTATTCCTATAAAACTCTTTTCCAAGCTCATCTAATATTCTAGGATACCAAAATAATAATAAGGGATGAGGGTAGAGGATTTATGGCGCATCAACCAATTAAAAGAGCAATCGCATATTCAGTTGTTATAGGTACACTCCTTTCTGGCCATTATGCAATGGCTACAGAAACAGAGTCAGTGACTTTATCTGCACCCGAAACAGAAAACGCGACATTAGTTCCTGTGGCTAATGAAGCTATGCCAGCACCCGCAACTGTGGTAATGAATATTCCACAAGTGACCGAGTTAGAAGCAAGAACAAAACTACAATCGTGGAGCCCAACGGAATATAAACCGTTATATTTAACCCAGCTAGCGAAAGTTTACCAAGCGAATAACTTAGCATTAATCTGGCAAGATGAAAAAATAGTACAGCAATTACAGCAACAAATTGCTGAAGTCGCTATTTCAGGTATTCAGCCCCAATTTGGGCAATGGTTAACACAATTAGGAACGCCTGAATTAACAAAAGAAGCACGTGATCTTATTTTATCAGACGCTTTTTTAGGCTATATCAGTTTTGTTGAGCAAGTGAATAAATCAGGCATATCTTTACTGTATCGTAATGTGATGCAAACATTACCATCACCCACTGATAAATCAGTCGTAGAATTACAGCAAAATATCCAAAATAACACCTTAGGTAGTTTTGTTATTTCTTATGCACCATCTCATCCTTATTACAACTTAATGAAAGAAGAAGTGCGTAAGCAGTTACATAGCTCAGTTGTTTGGCCAGAAATGCAAGGAACAACATCATTAAAGCCAAATCAATCATCACAAGAAGTTGTACCTCTAAGACAGATTTTACGTAATTTAAAACTAATTCCTGAACTGGCTGCAAATGAACAGGAAATGGCAACAACGGTTTATGATGCACCTTTAGTTGCGGCTGTTAAATTATTTCAAACTGCGCATGGGTTAGAGCCTGATGGGATTATTGGGCGACAAACTCGAGTGTGGTTAAATATGACACCGGCACAACGTGCGAGTATTATGGCATTAAATATTCAACGTCTTCGCCTGACACCTGCCATTGGAGATACAGGAATTTGGGTTAATATTCCTGATTTTTCACTCTATTTTTATGCCAATAACGAGCTTATTCTTGATTCAAAAGTTATTGTCGGTCGTCCTGATAGAAAAACACCGATTATGAGTAGCGCATTAAATAATGTTGTGGTTAATCCACCTTGGAATGTGCCAACAAGTATGACTCGTAAAGATATTGTACCTAGAGGCAAAGCAGATCCTAGTTACTTTAGTCGTAAGGGATATACTATTTATTCAGGGTGGGGGAATGATGCTTATCCTATTAACCCTTATGACATTGATTGGCAAAATATGAGCGCAAATAACTTCCCTTACCGAATTTGGCAGGCTCCGGGGCCAACAAACTCATTAGGGCGTTATAAATTTAATATGCCAAATTCAGATGCAATATATCTGCATGACACACCAAACCATTCACTGTTCTCAAAAAATATGAGAGCAATTAGTTCAGGTTGTATTCGTGTAAATAAAGCCTCTGAGCTTGCTTCCATTTTATTGGGTGATGCGGGATGGAAACAAGATAGAATTGATGCGGCATTAAAACGTGGATCAACACAATATGCGCCAATTCCTGAACGTATTCCGGTTTATTTATATTATCAAACAGCATGGGTGGCTCAGGAAAATGCACCTCAATATCGTGCAGATATTTATGGTTATGACAAAGTTACTACCAATGTACAACCCTATTTAGAGAATATTAAGAAATACTTTTAATATAAATAAATATAAATTGAATAAAGGATAGCTAATTCAGCTGTCCTTTATTTTTATATAAATCAATAAGATAAAAATGTTTTTTTATGGTCTGCAATAAGATAACTAGAAATATAATAAATTATAAAATATTTTTAAAATTTCTATTAAAAATAGAATGATAAAAATAGAGATTAGTATAAATAACTAAATTTATAAAATTACTAATGGCGTTAAATTGAAATGAAGTGTTATTTACAATACTATACAAACGATAAGAAACAATTCGAGAAAAATATTGTCATAATAAAGGTTCTTCCTCCTGAAATAATTTGTTGAGTGCATATACTATGGATATTATTGATTCACATCGCCGTAAGTGGCTGGGGCTTGGTATGGCCGCAGTGGGGTTAGGGTTATTGCCTTCTCATGCATTTGCTTCATTAGCAACACCTCGTCCAAAAATCCTTCGCTTTAATAATTTAAATACCGGTGAAACTATTAAAGCCGAGTTTTTTGATGGAAAACGCTATAACAAACATGAGCTTGCTAAATTAAATCACCTTTTTAGAGATTATCGTCAAAACAAAATCAAAACCATTGATCCCGCACTGTTTGACCAAATTTACTTACTGCAAGTGATGCTTAATAACAATAAACCTGTTGAACTTATTTCAGGTTATCGTTCATTAGTAACCAATAATAATTTGCGCCAAAGCAGTAGTGGTGTAGCAAAGAAAAGTTATCATACACGCGGACAAGCAATGGATTTTCGTTTAGTGGGCACTGATCTTTCTAAAGTTCGTCAAGTCGCATTAAGAATGAAAGCGGGCGGTGTAGGTTATTATCCAAGAAGTAATTTTGTGCATATTGATACAGGACCTGTTCGCTCATGGTAATCTATTGAGAATTAGTTAATAGAGAGTGGAGTGATTCATGATGTATCACATTGTACCTGTGACAAACTATATGCAAAATTGCACCCTTATTTGGTGTGATGAAACGAAGGAAGCGGCAATTGTTGATCCTGGTGGAGATGTCGAAACGCTTATTGCAGAAATCGAAGCCCGCCAATTAACATTAACCAAAGTATTATTAACGCACGGACACTTTGATCATATTGCAGGCACCTCTCAAATTGTTGAGCATTTTAATGTTCCTGTTTATGGTCCTCATAAAGATGATAATTTCTTATTAGAGGAATTAGAACAACAGTGTCGTATGTTTAATTTCCCTTGTGGAAAGTCATTTGCACCAGATAGCTGGCTAAATGAAGGCGATACCATCACAATTGGTAAAACCGTTTTGTTATCTGTTTTACATTGCCCAGGTCATACACCGGGA
It includes:
- the aphA gene encoding acid phosphatase AphA produces the protein MRKVTLAFSAIALALSLNGAAMAKVHLPEVVSPGVTVAQLAQQQPIHWVSVADIEKSLAGQAPMAVGFDIDDTVLFSSPGFYRGKLEYSPNDFSYLKNPEFWEKMNNEWDKFSMPKQVGIDLVQMHLKRGDTVYFITGRTQTKTETVTKYVQEGLNIPADKMQPVIFAGDQPGANNKVSWMRDHKLKIYYGDADADIAAADELNIRGIRILRAANSSYQPLPKAGQFGEEVVINSEY
- a CDS encoding YcbK family protein; this encodes MDIIDSHRRKWLGLGMAAVGLGLLPSHAFASLATPRPKILRFNNLNTGETIKAEFFDGKRYNKHELAKLNHLFRDYRQNKIKTIDPALFDQIYLLQVMLNNNKPVELISGYRSLVTNNNLRQSSSGVAKKSYHTRGQAMDFRLVGTDLSKVRQVALRMKAGGVGYYPRSNFVHIDTGPVRSW
- the ldtD gene encoding L,D-transpeptidase; translation: MAHQPIKRAIAYSVVIGTLLSGHYAMATETESVTLSAPETENATLVPVANEAMPAPATVVMNIPQVTELEARTKLQSWSPTEYKPLYLTQLAKVYQANNLALIWQDEKIVQQLQQQIAEVAISGIQPQFGQWLTQLGTPELTKEARDLILSDAFLGYISFVEQVNKSGISLLYRNVMQTLPSPTDKSVVELQQNIQNNTLGSFVISYAPSHPYYNLMKEEVRKQLHSSVVWPEMQGTTSLKPNQSSQEVVPLRQILRNLKLIPELAANEQEMATTVYDAPLVAAVKLFQTAHGLEPDGIIGRQTRVWLNMTPAQRASIMALNIQRLRLTPAIGDTGIWVNIPDFSLYFYANNELILDSKVIVGRPDRKTPIMSSALNNVVVNPPWNVPTSMTRKDIVPRGKADPSYFSRKGYTIYSGWGNDAYPINPYDIDWQNMSANNFPYRIWQAPGPTNSLGRYKFNMPNSDAIYLHDTPNHSLFSKNMRAISSGCIRVNKASELASILLGDAGWKQDRIDAALKRGSTQYAPIPERIPVYLYYQTAWVAQENAPQYRADIYGYDKVTTNVQPYLENIKKYF
- the mukB gene encoding chromosome partition protein MukB, which gives rise to MIERGKFRSLTLINWNGFFARTFDLDELVTTLSGGNGAGKSTTMAAFITAMIPDLTLLHFRNTTEAGSTSGSRDKGLYGKLRPGVCYAVLDVINSRHLRAVVGVRLQQIAGRDKKVDIKPFMIQGLPMAENPTEILTQAVADRQARVLPLNELKEKVEAIDGVVFRQFNSITDFHAVMFDLGVIPKRLRSASDRAKFYRLIEASLYGGISSAITRSLRDYLLPENSGVRKAFQDMEGALRENRMTLEAIRVTQSDRDLFKHLITEATSYVAADYMRHANERRVHLDEALTVRRELWSQRKSINSEAYRFVEMGKELEEQQALSSDLEADYQAASDRLNLVQNAVRQQEKIDRYVADVEEITFRLEEQSEVVEEAASKKEELEARVESAEEEVDELKNQLADYQQALDVQQTRAIQYRQAVQALERAKAQCDIADLDETNAEQWAERIQAKIQTITHSLLSMEQKLNVSEAAKTQFDQAYKLVSSIVGEVERQNAWDAAKTALREWSSHRHQADRVHPIRMQLAELEQRLHQRNNAERQLEEFNKHHGKSMEPDDLLILQDELEAKIEELSDYVNESGEQRMQMRQELDQLKQQIEKLKKQAPAWLAAQDALTQLCEQTRQSFETGHQVTEYMQQLLEKEREATVLRDETATRKQQIEAQIERLSQPSGAEDGRLITLAERFNGVLLSEIYDDITLDDAPYFSALYGPARHAIVVQDLSQVQAQLETLEDCPEDLYFIEGDPQSFDDSVFNAQEMDKAVLIKSTDRQWRYSRYPEIPLFGRAARENQLEILSRQRDELSELYATQAFDVQKIQRAHHAFSQFVGQHISVAFEADPEEDIRQLNQRRNELERALTQYEESTQQQRQHYARAKESLNLLNKLIPQVNILMDETLIDRVEELREELYTAEESMRHLQRHEKALATLEPIASILQSDPQAHEQLAQDYEQAKAEQQRYQQQAFLLVEVVQRRPHFSYSDAVEIVSENSDLNEKLRHRLEMAETERATARELYRQQQAQCAQFNQVLASLKSSFDTKSELLRELEQEMRDTGIHIDIGAEARAKELRDQRYSEVSANRTRISQLERDIALSEAERDNLTKKIRKLERDYVQIREHVVSAKAGWCAVMRLVKENGMERRLHRRDFAYLSADDLRSMSDKALGALRQAVADNEYLRDALRRSEDAKYPDRKVQFFIAVYQHLRERIRQDIIKTDDPVDAIEQMEIELARLTEELTSREQKLAISSRSVANIIRKTIQREQNRIRMLNQGLQAVSFGQVRGVRLNVNIRESHQVLLDVLSEEDNQYQDLFKNQNLTFSEAMAKLYQRLNPQVDIGQRMPQTVGEELLDYRNYLEMDVEVNRGPEGWLKAESGALSTGEAIGTGMSILVMVVQSWEEESRRLRGKDISPCRLLFLDEAARLDAKSIATLFELCDRLDMQLIIAAPENISPEKGTTYKLVRKVFNGTEHVHVVGLKGFGQQAEKDKIASSNVAEITE